A region of Saccharomyces kudriavzevii IFO 1802 strain IFO1802 genome assembly, chromosome: 14 DNA encodes the following proteins:
- the INP52 gene encoding phosphatidylinositol-3-/phosphoinositide 5-phosphatase INP52 (similar to Saccharomyces cerevisiae INP52 (YNL106C) and INP53 (YOR109W); ancestral locus Anc_2.171), giving the protein MKILLSKQQTRKIAIVSETHGLVFRPIDNKTSRKSTCAVEFVAKADLNGHDFRRLSSHEIFGFIGLIEIEGLIFIATITGKSKVAQPIPNKTVNKIYAVDFFCLNNSRWDFMDIDSSGNPILTNDGDFESNPRLNVPIQSSRSSLHSSSSRSVNTQDQVPKHPCHELRKLLSNGSFYYSTDFDLTCTLQKRGFSEHSLSFDDFDREFMWNSFLMDRIITYRDRLDVTTKELLDEQGFLTTVIRGFAETIFSYINRLKVGLTIISRQSWKRAGTRFNARGIDDEGHVANFVETEMIMYSSQYCYAFTQIRGSIPVFWEQDTSLISPKIQITRSVEATQPTFDEHFMRLFKKYGPIHIINLLSAKSSEVQLSRRYKEHLKNSGKMKIGRDVFLTDFDFHRETSQDGFAAASKIIPKIRNTILAAGYFSYDVKEGRLISEQDGVFRTNCLDCLDRTNLIQQTISLTVFKLFLSDFRLIKPNSFIDDNEFVQKENVLWADHGDQISQIYTGTNALKSSYSRKGKMSFSGALSDATKSVSRMYINNFVDKGKQQNIDTLLGRLPHQQVVELYDPICEYVNERLLELEDQFTTHSNINLLVGTFNVNGNSRRADLSEWLFPIGDKFKPDVVVLGLQEVIELTAGSILNADYTKSSFWETMVTDCLNQYEEKYLLLRVEQMSSLLILFFVRSDMAYNVKQVGGSTKKTGFGGITGNKGAVAIRFDYGATSFCFVNTHLSAGASNIDERRHDYNNIYRNITFPRSKTIPHHDALFWLGDLNYRITLMNDEVRRELKAQKDDYIGRLLQYDQLTQEINEGVVFQGFKEPTVQFRPTYKYDYGTDNYDTSDKARTPSWTDRIIYKGENLHPLAYSDAPLKISDHKPVYAAYRANVKFINEDDKFHLVEKLYAEYKNAHPEGLINGSQKSCYSKPDNIKKSIALEATVEAAGIKLIDLDDTSTCVSPPLAVRSSLTSIFGGEGPSIDASLDQSKQNVPPPPPPSSRHNKEASPRPTISVNELSISSVSPHKIGSTLTVLERHIAPKSLPPPPVLSRSTSSLKSTASIVSQTGTPEVKKLVSPPCTPSRRKSSTTLNESSVSTKSLHVSSRIATPKNAVVSPKAPTKPEKPPFLKKPEYLSAFASKSDNTQEHSIEATPLNSKPDEEHSPEKKSTPKVPAKKPELEKLNVDLWNPLKPN; this is encoded by the coding sequence atgaaaatactCCTATCTAAACAACAAACTAGGAAGATAGCGATAGTCTCAGAGACACATGGACTGGTATTCAGACCAATTGATAACAAGACCTCTCGCAAATCTACATGTGCTGTAGAATTTGTGGCAAAAGCGGACCTAAACGGACATGACTTTAGAAGACTTTCCAGCCATGAAATATTCGGCTTCATTGGTCTCATAGAAATCGAAGGCCTCATTTTTATAGCGACAATAACAGGGAAGTCTAAAGTGGCTCAGCCAATTCCTAATAAGACGGTCAACAAAATATATGCAGTGGActtcttttgtttgaatAATTCTAGATGGGATTTCATGGACATCGATTCTTCCGGCAATCCAATTCTTACCAATGACGGCGACTTCGAATCAAATCCACGTCTTAATGTTCCCATACAATCATCTAGATCATCGCTTcactcttcttcttcaagaagTGTGAATACCCAGGATCAAGTTCCCAAGCACCCATGCCATGAATTGAGAAAGTTATTATCCAATGGGTCCTTCTATTACAGCActgattttgatttgacTTGTACATTGCAGAAACGTGGGTTCAGCGAACACTCTTTGAGTttcgatgattttgatagaGAGTTTATGTGGAACTCATTTCTCATGGATAGAATCATCACATACAGAGACAGACTAGATGTTACGACTAAGGAACTTTTGGATGAACAGGGATTCCTCACAACCGTAATTCGAGGGTTTGCCGAAACCATTTTTAGCTATATAAATAGGCTCAAAGTGGGGCTTACCATCATTTCCAGACAAAGTTGGAAAAGAGCAGGTACGAGGTTTAACGCTCGTGGTATAGATGATGAAGGTCACGTAGCAAATTTTGTCGAAACTGAAATGATCATGTACTCTTCTCAGTATTGCTATGCTTTCACACAAATAAGGGGAAGCATTCCGGTTTTTTGGGAGCAAGATACATCATTGATAAGTCCAAAGATTCAAATAACCAGATCTGTCGAAGCCACTCAGCCGACATTTGATGAACATTTCATGAggttattcaaaaaatatggaCCTATTCATATAATTAACTTGTTATCTGCTAAATCCTCAGAAGTCCAATTATCGAGGCGATATAAAGAGCATCTGAAAAACTCTGGCAAAATGAAGATTGGTAGAGATGTATTTTTAACAGATTTCGATTTCCACAGAGAAACCTCTCAAGATGGGTTTGCGGCGGCAAGTAAAATTATCCCCAAAATAAGAAACACAATCTTAGCAGCAGGCTATTTTTCGTATGATGTGAAAGAAGGGCGCTTGATATCCGAACAGGATGGTGTCTTTAGAACCAATTGCTTGGACTGTCTAGATAGAACCAATCTGATTCAACAGACGATATCTTTAACTgtattcaaattatttttgaGTGATTTCCGATTAATCAAACCTAATAGCTTCATTGATGATAACGAATTTGtgcaaaaggaaaacgtTCTATGGGCTGATCACGGAGATCAAATATCACAAATTTACACCGGTACAAATGCCTTGAAATCTTCCTATTCTAGAAAAGGTAAAATGTCATTTTCTGGTGCTCTTTCGGATGCCACGAAATCTGTCAGTAGAATGTATATCAACAACTTTGTGGACAAGGGAAAACAGCAAAACATCGACACCCTTTTGGGTAGATTGCCCCATCAGCAAGTTGTTGAGCTATATGATCCAATCTGCGAATATGTCAATGAACGGCTTTTGGAATTGGAAGATCAGTTCACCACCCATTCCAATATAAATTTACTTGTTGGTACGTTTAATGTAAATGGGAATTCTAGAAGAGCGGATTTATCAGAATGGTTATTTCCAATCGGCGATAAATTCAAACCTGATGTTGTTGTATTAGGGTTACAAGAGGTTATTGAATTGACGGCAGGATCCATCTTAAATGCAGATTACACAAAAAGCTCTTTTTGGGAGACTATGGTTACTGACTGTTTGAATCAGTACGAAGAGAAGTATCTTCTACTGAGAGTGGAACAAATGTCTTCCCTcttaatattattttttgtgAGATCCGATATGGCTTATAACGTGAAACAAGTAGGAGGGTCTACTAAAAAGACAGGTTTTGGTGGCATCACTGGTAACAAAGGCGCAGTGGCTATTAGATTTGATTACGGTGCAACATCGTTCTGTTTTGTTAATACGCATTTATCAGCCGGTGCCAGTAACATTGACGAACGTCGTCATGACTACAACAATATTTACAGGAATATAACTTTTCCAAGATCTAAAACAATACCTCATCATGATGCATTGTTTTGGTTAGGTGACCTGAATTACAGAATTACGTTGATGAATGATGAAGTTAGGAGAGAACTGAAGGCTCAAAAAGATGATTATATTGGTAGGTTGCTTCAATATGATCAATTAACtcaagaaataaatgaagGTGTAGTATTTCAAGGATTTAAAGAACCGACCGTTCAATTTCGTCCCACGTATAAGTACGACTACGGTACTGATAATTATGATACCTCCGATAAGGCAAGAACGCCGTCCTGGACTGATAGAATCATTTATAAAGGTGAAAACTTACATCCGCTAGCGTATTCAGACGCACCTTTGAAAATAAGTGATCATAAACCGGTCTATGCTGCATACAGAGCAAACGTGAAGTTTATtaatgaagatgacaaatTCCATTTAGTTGAGAAGCTATATGcagaatataaaaatgcACATCCCGAAGGATTAATTAACGGTTCTCAAAAGTCCTGTTATTCAAAGCCGGAtaatataaagaaaagcatAGCTCTGGAAGCCACCGTTGAGGCAGCCGGTATAAAACTAATCGACCTCGATGACACTTCTACATGTGTTTCTCCTCCACTTGCCGTTCGTAGTTCACTTACGTCAATTTTTGGTGGTGAAGGTCCTAGCATTGACGCATCCCTCGACCAAAGTAAGCAAAATGTGCCGCCTCCGCCTCCTCCTTCTTCAAGACATAATAAGGAGGCTTCACCTAGGCCGACTATATCCGTGAATGAGCTCTCTATAAGCAGTGTATCTCCGCACAAAATTGGGAGTACTCTCACTGTCTTAGAGAGGCACATCGCGCCCAAATCACTGCCGCCTCCTCCTGTTTTATCAAGGTCTAcctcttctttgaaaagcaCAGCATCAATAGTGAGTCAAACAGGGACACCAGAGGTCAAAAAACTTGTCTCTCCTCCTTGTACGCCGAGCAGAAGGAAGAGCAGTACTACCCTGAATGAAAGCTCCGTATCTACTAAAAGTCTCCATGTATCTTCAAGGATAGCTACTCCAAAAAATGCAGTTGTTTCTCCAAAGGCCCCTACAAAGCCTGAGAAGCCACCATTTCTCAAAAAGCCCGAATATCTAAGCGCTTTTGCTAGCAAGTCCGACAACACTCAAGAGCACTCAATAGAAGCAACCcctttgaattcaaaacCTGATGAGGAGCATTCcccagaaaaaaaatctacaCCAAAAGTACCTGCAAAAAAACCCGAGCTGGAGAAACTAAACGTAGATTTGTGGAATCCCCTGAAGCCCAACTAG
- the LEU4 gene encoding 2-isopropylmalate synthase LEU4 (similar to Saccharomyces cerevisiae LEU4 (YNL104C) and LEU9 (YOR108W); ancestral locus Anc_2.172) — translation MVKQSIIALAEHAASRASRVIPPVKLAYKNMLRDPSSKYKPFNAPKLSNRKWPDNRITKAPRWLSTDLRDGNQSLPDPMSVEQKKEYFHKLVNIGFKEIEVSFPSASQTDFDFTRYAVENAPDDVSVQCLVQSREHLIKRTVEALTGAKRATIHTYLATSDMFREIVFNMSREEAISKAVEATKLVKKLTKDDPSQQATRWSYEFSPECFSDTPGEFAVEICEAVKKAWEPTEENPIIFNLPATVEAASPNVYADQIEYFSTHITEREKVCISTHCHNDRGCGVAATELGMLAGADRVEGCLFGNGERTGNVDLVTVAMNMYTHGVPPNLDFSDLTSVLDVVERCNKIPVSQRAPYGGDLVVCAFSGSHQDAIKKGFNLQNKKRAQGDAQWRIPYLPLDPKDIGRDYEAVIRVNSQSGKGGAAWVILRSLGLDLPRNMQIEFSSAVQDHADSLGRELKSDEISKLFKEAYNYNDEQYQAISLVNYNVEKFGTERRVFTGQVKVGDKIVDIEGTGNGPISSLVDALSNLLNVRFAVANYTEHSLGSGSSTQAASYIHLSYRRNTDNEKAFKWGVGVSEDVGDSSVRAIFATINNIIHSGDVSIPALANTEGKSAAASGSA, via the coding sequence ATGGTTAAACAGAGTATTATCGCACTTGCCGAGCATGCGGCTTCCAGGGCTTCAAGAGTTATTCCTCCAGTGAAGCTAGCTTACAAAAATATGCTCAGGGATCCTTCTTCCAAGTATAAGCCGTTCAACGCTCCAAAACTATCTAATAGAAAATGGCCGGACAACCGGATCACGAAAGCTCCCCGTTGGTTGTCGACGGACTTAAGAGATGGTAACCAGTCTCTACCGGACCCTATGTCCGTGGAGCAGAAGAAGGAATACTTCCACAAGCTGGTCAACATTggattcaaagaaatcgagGTTTCTTTCCCATCTGCATCTCAGACAGATTTCGACTTCACCAGGTACGCCGTAGAAAACGCACCAGATGATGTTAGTGTCCAATGTCTTGTCCAGTCCAGAGAGCATCTGATCAAGAGAACCGTCGAAGCCTTGACTGGTGCTAAGAGAGCTACGATCCATACCTACTTGGCAACAAGTGATATGTTCCGTGAAATCGTGTTCAACATGTCCAGAGAAGAAGCCATTTCCAAGGCCGTTGAGGCCACCAAATTGGTTAAAAAGCTAACTAAGGACGATCCCTCACAACAAGCTACTCGTTGGTCCTATGAATTTTCCCCAGAATGTTTCAGCGACACTCCGGGAGAGTTTGCCGTGGAGATCTGCGAGGCTGTTAAGAAAGCTTGGGAGCCCACTGAGGAAAATCCAATCATCTTCAACTTACCTGCCACCGTGGAAGCTGCCTCTCCGAACGTTTACGCCGACCAGATTGAGTATTTTTCTACCCACATCACTGAGCGTGAGAAGGTCTGCATCTCCACGCATTGCCACAACGACCGTGGTTGCGGTGTCGCCGCCACGGAATTAGGCATGCTTGCCGGTGCTGATCGTGTAGAAGGTTGTCTTTTTGGTAACGGTGAACGTACAGGTAATGTTGATTTGGTCACCGTGGCCATGAATATGTACACCCATGGCGTCCCCCCTAACTTGGATTTCTCCGATTTGACTTCCGTCCTTGATGTAGTTGAACGTTGTAACAAGATTCCTGTTTCGCAAAGAGCCCCATACGGTGGTGACTTGGTCGTTTGTGCCTTCTCCGGTTCTCACCAAGACGCCATCAAGAAGGGTTTCAACTTGCAGAACAAGAAACGCGCTCAAGGTGATGCTCAATGGAGAATCCCATACTTGCCATTGGATCCAAAGGATATCGGCCGTGACTACGAAGCTGTTATCAGAGTCAACTCCCAATCCGGTAAGGGTGGTGCCGCTTGGGTTATCCTAAGATCTCTAGGTTTGGATCTCCCAAGAAACATGCAAATCGAATTTTCCAGCGCCGTTCAGGACCATGCCGATTCCTTGGGTAGAGAGTTGAAATCAGACGAAATTTCCAAGTTGTTCAAAGAAGCCTACAATTATAACGACGAGCAGTACCAAGCTATTAGCTTAGTCAACTACAATGTGGAGAAATTCGGTACCGAACGTAGAGTTTTCACTGGCCAAGTCAAGGTGGGCGACAAAATCGTCGATATCGAAGGTACAGGTAACGGTCCAATCTCCTCCTTGGTCGATGCCCTATCCAACCTGTTGAACGTAAGATTTGCTGTCGCAAACTACACGGAGCACTCTCTAGGGTCTGGCTCTTCTACTCAAGCCGCATCTTACATCCATCTATCGTACAGACGCAATACAGACAACGAAAAGGCTTTCAAATGGGGTGTAGGTGTCTCTGAAGACGTCGGTGACTCTTCCGTAAGGGCCATATTTGCCACCATCAACAACATTATTCACTCGGGCGATGTATCCATTCCAGCTTTGGCTAATACCGAAGGTAAAAGCGCTGCAGCATCGGGCTCTGCATAA
- the MET4 gene encoding Met4p (similar to Saccharomyces cerevisiae MET4 (YNL103W); ancestral locus Anc_2.174), with protein sequence MKQEHSHEDDSYTAEFINLFGKDTATHASSDNNNNSANNNGMGSANPLDQFVATASSSSSLAVGGANRRPLVGDAAARGSANLYDHAVTPEILLEQLAYVDNFIPSLDNEFSNVDWNVNTTHNDINNNGANTFSSINANPFDLDEQLAIELSAFADDSFIFPDEEKPGNSNNNSNNGNNDNNGDDVLHEDLPNNNRQRNPHFLTQRRNTFLTSQYDQSKSRFSSRNRGNDNDDGDTNDFENNENSNHNFEPNLMASPPHFPVSTDNMISMDHGAFTNVDITSNENNTASNNDVDALSHLLRRTTHTPSRSSPLSNVTSAQNTFQQQHQQQSNNQGNHSNDNSGSSKAPNITIPDYSIIPTSVLVTLLPRVNIPKGAYNSLTAAGFDNDQIDAIAAIMAYHHQKKTRDSNKNSNGNSSASQEAPILKNINELLNVLIPSGMAVPSASSTSSSSLNEHGVVAEVSFLSSILELGANHPKSNNIHNERQPPRKDHENSREGNIKNDNNNVKGSHTISKSSTTRGNEIVKIRSEPTLSARSSIDKENTLKRSHSGGLREKEFPVDCKYSDDDEDEYDGADLHDQKKKHLIKKELEDDDEDLLIQSKKSHQRKKLKEKELESSIHELTEIAASLQKRIHTLETENKLLKNLVLSSGETEGIKKAESLKKRILEKVQKE encoded by the coding sequence ATGAAACAGGAGCACTCTCACGAAGACGACTCGTACACCGCCGAGTTCATAAATCTTTTTGGTAAGGACACCGCAACGCACGCTAGTAgcgacaacaacaacaacagtgCTAACAATAATGGCATGGGAAGCGCCAACCCATTGGACCAGTTTGTAGCAACAgcgtcatcgtcatcctCGCTGGCAGTCGGTGGCGCGAATAGGCGTCCCCTTGTAGGCGACGCCGCCGCCAGGGGTAGCGCCAACTTATATGACCATGCAGTCACGCCGGAGATACTTTTAGAACAGTTGGCCTACGTCGATAATTTCATACCATCGCTGGATAACGAGTTCTCCAACGTGGACTGGAACGTGAACACCACTCATAACGACATAAACAATAACGGCGCGAATACCTTCAGCAGTATAAACGCCAACCCTTTCGATTTAGATGAGCAACTGGCCATTGAACTGAGTGCCTTTGCCGATGATTCATTTATCTTCCCGGATGAGGAAAAACCCGGAAATAGTAataacaacagcaacaatggtaataatgacaataacGGTGATGACGTGTTGCATGAAGACCTTCCAAACAATAATAGGCAGAGAAATCCTCATTTTCTGActcaaagaagaaacacCTTTCTGACTTCTCAATACGATCAATCGAAATCCCGGTTCTCCTCTAGGAATAGAGGaaatgacaatgatgatggtgacACAAATGACTTTGAAAACAACGAAAACAGCAACCACAATTTCGAACCGAATCTCATGGCGAGTCCCCCCCACTTTCCTGTAAGCACGGACAACATGATATCAATGGACCACGGCGCCTTCACAAATGTTGATATCACGTCGAATGAGAATAACACTGCCAGCAACAATGATGTGGATGCGCTATCGCATTTACTTCGCCGAACGACTCATACTCCCAGTCGCTCTTCTCCCTTGAGCAACGTTACTTCCGCGCAGAACACCTTCCAACAACAgcatcaacaacaatcaAACAACCAAGGCAATCATAGTAATGATAACAGTGGCTCAAGTAAGGCCCCCAATATTACCATACCTGACTACTCCATCATTCCGACATCTGTTCTGGTGACACTGTTGCCGAGAGTCAATATTCCGAAGGGCGCATATAACTCTTTAACCGCTGCAGGATTCGACAATGACCAAATCGACGCTATTGCCGCGATAATGGCTTATcaccatcaaaaaaaaacgagGGACAGTAACAAGAATAGTAATGGCAACAGTAGTGCCAGCCAAGAGGCACCAATTCTGAAAAACATCAATGAACTCTTAAATGTCCTGATACCTAGCGGGATGGCCGTACCATCTGCCTCATCCACGTCGTCTTCGTCATTAAATGAGCACGGCGTGGTGGCTGAGGTCTCGTTTCTTAGCTCTATTTTGGAACTGGGCGCGAACCATCCCAAAAGTAATAATATTCACAATGAACGACAACCTCCACGAAAAGATCATGAAAACTCAAGGGAGGGGAACattaaaaatgacaataaCAATGTTAAAGGCTCTCACACTATCTCTAAATCAAGTACAACTCGAGGCAATGAAATCGTCAAGATACGATCTGAACCGACTTTAAGCGCAAGATCCTCCATTGACAAGGAAAACACTTTGAAAAGGTCTCATTCCGGTGGTTTGAGAGAAAAAGAGTTTCCCGTCGATTGCAAATACTccgacgatgatgaagatgaatacGATGGCGCAGATCTACACgatcagaagaagaagcacCTGATTAAGAAAGAGCTTGaggatgacgatgaagatttaTTAATAcaatccaaaaaatctcatcaaaggaaaaaactaaaggaaaaggaattaGAATCATCAATACATGAACTAACTGAAATTGCAGCATCTTTACAGAAGCGGATACACACATTAGAGACTGAAAACaagctgttgaaaaatcttgTACTAAGTAGTGGTGAAACCGAAGGTATTAAGAAAGCAGAAAGCTTGAAGAAGCGAATCTTAGAAAAGGTTcagaaagaataa